The following are from one region of the Sulfuricurvum sp. genome:
- a CDS encoding iron-containing alcohol dehydrogenase has product MTPFSYHNPTRIEFGPGKENNIGQWLKEDGIEHILLVYGEGSIKKNGLYERVVDSLKLSNIKFDELSDIISNPVLSKVYEGIAMAQSANVQAILAVGGGSVIDTAKAIAAGTLYDGDIWECYEGKSEITSALPLYTIVTLAAAASEMNGNSVITNEATQQKYSIGSKLLNPRLSIVNPELMQSVSKEYLVYSASDIIAHALETYLTATDHPHFQSRLVESIIKSVIELTDRLIEHPEDYHARAEFAWVSSQALNGLTTSGTGGGNWPNHMIEHALSALFNIPHGAGLSIVVPAWMSWYKQKNKAHFERFAKEVFGKESAEEGITMLKRWYSSIGTPITLSQANIPKERISDIAKNAHSLAVVWGMGELYSVEDIIAILEGA; this is encoded by the coding sequence ATGACCCCCTTTAGCTACCATAACCCCACCCGTATCGAATTTGGTCCCGGTAAAGAAAACAACATCGGTCAATGGCTTAAAGAAGATGGCATTGAACATATATTGCTGGTGTATGGAGAGGGTTCCATCAAGAAAAACGGTCTGTATGAGAGGGTAGTCGATAGTCTAAAATTATCTAATATTAAATTCGATGAACTAAGCGATATCATAAGCAATCCCGTTTTATCCAAGGTCTATGAGGGGATTGCAATGGCTCAATCTGCCAATGTACAGGCTATACTGGCCGTTGGAGGAGGATCGGTGATCGATACCGCAAAAGCGATCGCGGCAGGAACTTTGTATGATGGGGATATATGGGAGTGCTATGAGGGAAAATCGGAGATTACATCGGCATTACCGCTCTATACGATCGTCACCCTTGCCGCTGCCGCGAGCGAAATGAACGGCAACTCGGTGATCACCAATGAAGCTACGCAGCAAAAATACTCGATCGGAAGTAAACTCCTCAATCCTAGACTCTCCATTGTCAATCCCGAGTTGATGCAGAGTGTTAGCAAGGAATATTTGGTCTATTCGGCATCCGATATTATCGCTCATGCGTTAGAGACCTATTTGACTGCAACCGATCACCCCCATTTTCAGTCACGTTTGGTGGAATCAATCATTAAGAGTGTTATTGAGCTTACAGATCGACTCATCGAACACCCTGAGGATTATCATGCCAGAGCCGAATTCGCATGGGTCTCCTCCCAAGCGCTTAACGGTCTCACAACATCCGGAACCGGAGGAGGAAACTGGCCCAATCACATGATCGAACATGCTCTCTCAGCATTGTTCAATATCCCGCACGGTGCAGGGCTCTCGATCGTCGTTCCTGCATGGATGAGCTGGTACAAACAAAAAAATAAAGCGCACTTTGAGAGATTTGCCAAAGAGGTGTTCGGTAAAGAGAGTGCCGAAGAGGGGATAACGATGCTCAAGCGATGGTACAGCTCCATCGGTACACCGATTACCCTCTCTCAAGCCAATATCCCCAAAGAGCGGATTAGCGATATTGCCAAAAATGCACACTCGCTTGCAGTCGTATGGGGGATGGGAGAGCTTTATAGTGTAGAGGATATTATCGCCATATTGGAGGGGGCATAA
- a CDS encoding exodeoxyribonuclease III — protein MGQTLTLISWNVNGIRAVAEKGAFDWIETHQPDILCLQEIKATPDQIPENLFQDRYHHMSVNSAAKKGYSGTLIASTLEPSKIHTRPDIDILDEGRIVEHHYGDIVLFNVYFPNGQKDEERLAYKLSFYDNFLSYCQQLRSEGKKIIICGDVNTAHREIDLKNPKSNEKTSGFLPIEREWIDKLIECGYIDTFRHVHGDKKDEYSWWSYRFSARAKNVGWRIDYFFISEDLIDVLEDAFILQEVHGSDHCPVGIRIKIEE, from the coding sequence ATGGGGCAAACACTTACCCTTATCTCTTGGAACGTCAACGGCATACGTGCTGTAGCTGAAAAGGGGGCGTTTGATTGGATTGAAACCCATCAACCTGACATCCTCTGCCTCCAAGAGATCAAAGCAACTCCCGATCAGATCCCAGAAAACCTCTTTCAAGATCGATACCACCATATGAGCGTCAACAGTGCCGCTAAAAAAGGGTATTCGGGAACCTTGATAGCGTCTACCCTAGAACCCTCCAAAATCCATACTCGCCCCGATATCGATATTTTGGATGAGGGGAGAATCGTTGAACACCATTATGGGGATATTGTCCTCTTTAACGTCTATTTTCCAAACGGTCAAAAAGATGAAGAACGCCTCGCCTATAAACTCAGTTTTTACGACAATTTTTTATCGTATTGTCAACAACTGCGCTCTGAAGGGAAAAAGATCATTATCTGCGGTGACGTCAACACGGCACATCGGGAGATCGATCTCAAAAATCCAAAATCAAATGAAAAAACATCCGGTTTTCTACCGATCGAACGTGAGTGGATCGACAAACTGATCGAATGCGGCTATATCGATACCTTTCGTCATGTTCATGGAGATAAAAAAGATGAGTACAGCTGGTGGTCGTACCGTTTCAGTGCCCGAGCCAAAAACGTGGGATGGCGCATCGATTACTTCTTTATCTCCGAGGATCTTATCGATGTTCTCGAAGATGCGTTTATTCTCCAAGAGGTTCATGGATCGGATCATTGTCCGGTTGGAATACGGATAAAGATAGAGGAATAA
- a CDS encoding Sir2 family NAD-dependent protein deacetylase, with amino-acid sequence MPKKVLIFSGAGISAESGIRTFRDANGLWEEYNVEEVCSIEGFERNPQLVNRFYDARRHDLRYRLPNAAHEMVARLKIKYRNRIEVLTQNVDDLFERAGCPGVIHLHGTLTQLRCMDCGCVFDIGYDSQEGAVCPECESDSIRHNVVMFGENAPMYQKLQDAIDDCDYLVVIGTSGQVINIAFYAPYFEESILNNLDKDESFDSFFTTVYYEKATSAAAKIEADIERFLS; translated from the coding sequence ATGCCCAAAAAAGTATTGATTTTCAGCGGTGCAGGTATCAGTGCCGAGAGCGGTATCCGAACCTTTCGGGACGCAAACGGGTTATGGGAAGAATACAACGTCGAAGAGGTGTGCTCGATTGAGGGATTTGAACGCAATCCGCAGCTTGTAAATCGTTTTTATGATGCCAGACGTCATGATCTGCGTTATCGATTGCCCAATGCAGCTCATGAGATGGTCGCACGACTTAAAATCAAATACCGAAACCGTATCGAAGTCCTGACCCAAAACGTCGATGATCTGTTTGAGCGAGCAGGGTGTCCCGGTGTCATCCATCTGCATGGAACCCTGACACAGCTGAGATGTATGGATTGCGGGTGTGTATTCGACATCGGGTATGATTCCCAAGAAGGTGCAGTGTGTCCGGAATGTGAGAGTGATAGTATCCGTCACAATGTCGTCATGTTCGGTGAAAATGCACCGATGTATCAAAAACTGCAAGACGCCATCGATGATTGCGATTATCTCGTAGTGATAGGGACCAGCGGGCAAGTGATCAATATCGCATTTTACGCTCCGTATTTTGAAGAATCGATTCTCAATAATCTCGATAAAGACGAAAGTTTTGACAGCTTCTTTACGACGGTTTACTATGAAAAAGCCACATCCGCTGCCGCTAAAATCGAAGCGGATATCGAACGGTTTTTATCTTAA
- a CDS encoding DUF6036 family nucleotidyltransferase yields MNTSFTEAIYDIFEQISTYNKTLWPKSISTIYLAGGAAVHFYTNARRSDDIDAIMEPIKPAIPDHLGTTWDNNGVVESVSFDTTYHPYFGLLAEDYMDRAVHIKEIGGNLSLYVLHPIDLVITKVLRYSDADAEDIEHLVQHKEFNVDVFKQLAQESLDARGMASHYQNHIQWVIDAYESHQQPDRDYS; encoded by the coding sequence ATGAATACGAGCTTTACCGAAGCGATTTACGATATATTCGAGCAAATATCAACCTATAACAAAACACTTTGGCCAAAGAGTATTTCTACTATTTATCTTGCCGGCGGGGCTGCGGTACACTTTTATACCAATGCTCGCCGATCTGATGATATTGACGCAATTATGGAACCGATAAAACCGGCAATTCCCGATCATCTTGGAACAACATGGGATAATAACGGAGTTGTAGAATCGGTAAGCTTCGATACCACGTATCATCCGTACTTTGGATTACTGGCTGAAGATTATATGGATAGAGCCGTGCATATCAAAGAGATAGGGGGGAATTTGTCTCTCTATGTTTTACACCCTATTGATTTGGTAATTACGAAAGTTTTGCGATACAGTGATGCTGATGCTGAGGATATAGAACATCTCGTTCAACACAAAGAGTTTAATGTTGATGTGTTCAAACAATTAGCACAAGAATCATTGGATGCAAGAGGAATGGCCTCTCATTACCAAAACCATATTCAATGGGTCATTGATGCGTATGAAAGTCATCAGCAGCCAGATCGAGATTATTCTTAA
- a CDS encoding HigA family addiction module antitoxin, translating to MTRHPMDFLREEFLDPMGVTQETLCKHLDLGSKTISELYSHKRGFSVATAKKFGKLLQVAPEQLLHMQAQYDLENDTAEYEVEPLELQHNTKELLDLLSNAVTMAVDLKTLYALFHGEFKTKPDLLKALFSNVPLNKTVKYMLDSAIGLSHLKKMYEYYLVKLNGKRHPHVDRMLLDDDTTALEKILNNEHYFNDPRDYEQYLFYRVAFLRKKHELLKFTKDPLQSKPVRQRAAYLYQFMTHQKVELDFEPTAVKLYAKSKRPMSDVNEYGVSSGVDLTRYEQFVQTGNY from the coding sequence ATGACTCGACATCCTATGGATTTTTTGCGAGAAGAGTTCTTAGATCCGATGGGGGTAACGCAAGAGACCCTGTGCAAACATTTAGATCTCGGGTCTAAAACTATCAGTGAACTTTACAGTCATAAACGAGGGTTTAGTGTTGCAACTGCTAAAAAATTCGGAAAGCTTCTGCAGGTTGCACCCGAACAGCTCCTTCATATGCAGGCACAGTATGATCTTGAAAACGATACAGCTGAATATGAGGTAGAGCCCCTAGAACTTCAGCACAATACCAAAGAGCTCCTCGATTTACTCTCTAACGCAGTTACGATGGCGGTTGATTTAAAAACATTGTACGCTTTATTTCATGGTGAGTTTAAAACGAAGCCGGATCTTTTGAAAGCGTTATTTAGTAATGTACCTCTCAATAAAACAGTGAAGTATATGCTCGATTCGGCAATCGGGCTAAGTCATCTGAAAAAGATGTATGAATATTATCTGGTCAAACTCAATGGAAAACGACATCCGCATGTTGATAGGATGCTTTTGGATGACGATACCACTGCCTTGGAAAAAATACTCAATAATGAGCACTATTTTAATGACCCGAGGGATTATGAGCAGTATCTTTTTTACCGAGTCGCTTTTTTGCGTAAAAAACATGAACTTCTAAAATTTACCAAAGACCCTCTACAGAGTAAACCGGTACGTCAACGTGCAGCCTATTTATATCAATTCATGACCCATCAAAAAGTTGAACTTGATTTTGAACCCACAGCCGTCAAACTTTATGCCAAGAGCAAAAGACCAATGAGCGATGTGAATGAATATGGCGTATCTTCAGGAGTCGATTTAACACGATATGAACAATTTGTTCAAACAGGGAATTATTAA
- the dgt gene encoding dGTPase, whose product MIDYRTKLTLHRQLYPFNDLEYSIESDRGRILSSPAFRRLQKRTQVFALELNASIRTRLTHSLEVAQTARFIAKSILTKLSEKGLDTYGLEGMENAFVSTAEMTSLLHDIGNPPFGHFAEETINKWMSTHALPLLDAVDTSTETIEALKNTLKTDIVNYDGNAQAIRLISKLQRLNLSYSQTLAVLKYTRGAYEPKPSSDDPQSYLRKKPGYYYSERDYVKTLQESLGVAAGHRFPLTYIMEAADDISYLTADLEDSVEKGILNLDQVYDLIRKACEEENEHYLLDLIQDKYEKAKRNEAPYQFNMFFTLTRAQLVRELVGHVVDIYVAHHEAIYEGSFNSALLEYDRESDYYKAIHILKKISTKYIYQNREVQTLELQGYTIVNGLLDLYKPLLEICAEDFSKLLRDEKIECFVAMRLIRRISSKQIVAYQADVDSIDTEDQESFVLLELYYRIRLLTDYISGMTDDFALNEYQTLMAL is encoded by the coding sequence ATGATCGATTACCGCACTAAACTCACACTTCACCGTCAACTTTACCCCTTTAACGATCTGGAATACTCCATCGAAAGCGACCGCGGGCGTATCCTCTCCTCTCCAGCGTTTCGCCGTCTCCAAAAACGGACGCAGGTGTTCGCCCTCGAACTTAACGCCTCGATTCGTACACGACTAACCCATTCACTCGAAGTCGCGCAGACGGCACGATTTATCGCCAAATCGATCCTCACCAAACTCTCTGAAAAAGGTCTGGACACCTACGGGCTGGAAGGAATGGAAAACGCTTTTGTCTCTACAGCGGAGATGACGAGTTTGCTGCATGACATCGGAAATCCCCCTTTCGGTCATTTCGCCGAAGAGACGATCAATAAATGGATGAGTACGCACGCCCTGCCGTTACTCGATGCCGTCGATACGTCAACCGAGACGATAGAAGCCCTGAAAAACACCCTGAAAACGGATATCGTCAACTACGACGGCAACGCGCAGGCGATCCGCCTCATTTCAAAACTCCAGCGCCTCAACCTCTCCTACTCGCAAACCCTCGCCGTCCTCAAATACACGCGGGGTGCCTATGAGCCGAAGCCCTCTTCCGATGATCCTCAAAGCTACCTCCGAAAAAAACCGGGCTATTACTACAGTGAACGCGATTATGTTAAAACCCTCCAAGAATCGTTGGGGGTAGCAGCAGGGCATCGTTTTCCTCTCACCTACATCATGGAGGCGGCGGATGACATCTCTTATCTCACTGCAGATTTGGAAGATTCGGTCGAAAAGGGAATTTTGAATCTCGATCAGGTGTATGATCTTATTCGCAAAGCATGTGAAGAAGAAAACGAACACTATCTTCTCGATCTCATACAGGACAAATACGAAAAAGCCAAACGTAACGAGGCCCCTTACCAGTTCAATATGTTTTTCACCCTCACCCGCGCACAGCTTGTCCGTGAACTGGTCGGACATGTCGTCGATATTTACGTCGCCCATCATGAAGCGATCTATGAAGGAAGTTTCAACTCAGCGCTTCTCGAATACGACAGAGAAAGCGATTATTACAAAGCAATCCATATACTCAAAAAAATCTCGACCAAATACATCTATCAAAATCGTGAGGTTCAGACTCTGGAGCTCCAAGGATATACGATTGTTAATGGTCTACTCGATCTCTATAAACCGCTGCTGGAAATATGTGCTGAGGATTTCAGTAAGCTATTGAGAGATGAAAAAATAGAGTGTTTTGTGGCGATGCGCCTCATACGACGTATTTCTTCCAAGCAGATCGTTGCATATCAAGCTGATGTTGACTCTATCGATACAGAAGATCAAGAGAGTTTTGTTTTGTTGGAGCTTTACTATCGTATCCGCCTCCTCACCGACTACATCAGCGGCATGACGGACGATTTCGCGCTCAACGAATACCAGACGTTAATGGCGTTGTAA
- a CDS encoding RecQ family ATP-dependent DNA helicase — translation MTNILFLDLETTNSGEIKEIGLVYGEQELKTTSLTDVKQFIEEYNPHFIAGHNFVTFDQKMLQETALMPILETKVIIDTLPISLLLFNERTFHHLPKSYKNEDNFLNDPVEDSKLSRKLFEQCVENFLGLEKRRQNVFFSLLADQDLFQGFFQSIENILTLECLAPLLLEKEIARLYETVIKNPSKIPDAIENHPVEFAYILALLTPNIEIKAHPPKILYDYPAIVPLQKELCFDLQKSMDELLTFSKETFGFGEFNEFPRLNATLDSGAMISQREIVEAALRDESFLAVLPTGGGKTFTFWLPALVKAKAYKSLTVVVSPLQALMRNHIESFNKQVANFTAVALSGYLSALERADVIDKVVNGEADILYIAPESLRSNAIFSVLKNRLIERFVIDEAHCLSTWGHDFRHDYFYIGEFINDLLKAKSYQETIPVSCFTATAKPNVIDDISNYIHDTLRFTLTHHLALPERKNLDYKAVPIDKKADKYVRLLELLNNNKGAALVYIPSSTKMCDEVAQKLSLDLAPRSVRSFHSKLDSDVKMEILTQYVNNELDIVVATTAFGMGVDKPNIENVIHYEVSDSLENYAQEAGRGARDKKLRAFCPLLFDENDLDKHFASLNTSKVSAAEVNAIFRVLKNQKSDLVTMTTREIAKAANWDVEDSNQAYDIKIKTALLELEREGYIERGRNQVRFYADAVAQGSFEMLRETCTTQNLSEEETSRLTLVLSSILGRGKPKAVQIDEISQTLGFEKEIIAASILKLKEMEIVSDSKDLSLYIKQSAEKEYEAIQKIESFLLEYFAKHSEGVVSIRSLNEALIQNGSINAEANKTELIKELLKLWREAKESFRFRRVDRQRDSWYTELSDYSALKKSMELKHEIATKVVSYFVSQIDDAKKNEKCYIEFSLLQLHKELNLPKHMHVKMVDKVLLHLHLLHVLELAEGRFIYYSPMNIHKSDKFDKKLKYTKTEYAIRMKPHYEQKVESIHIMGEYAQRLQNDPKQAMAFLKDYFTDAYESFKRKYKLTKLTLSQPMTKKRYEKIFLGLSEEQQQIIEDKESRAMMILAGPGSGKTKVLVHKIASLILKEDIKADQFLMLTYSRTAVAEFKSRLLELLGSLAHEIDIYTFHGYALQLIGRQVQDIDNDLVKQVVATAAYKLSTGQITAPFKSVIVLDEFQDINADAFKMVEAMVSAQEGDMRLVAVGDDDQCILNGVNNADVAFFKRYAQTFGGDEGGYAQYALTRNFRSDGTIVDLANHIVQRLTTRFKTELQTAESKHAGEVTVNLCRSSELVPPVVNVLKTLDENQSIAVLAYSNEEVESIYSLLRQNEIKAEYLLERGAFKLRHLSEIYFVDYKIKELCNGSFQIEEEHIAMALQMALSHFKGSRHLDLLTQVVNSFVKEHEVFYASIWESYLDEIKFEDFESGARVVVSTMHKAKGKEFDTVVILIRKNHINDDLLRLYYVGMTRAKSRLVIVTDDHHFVRMLPNNIFIHHDEKEYDAPSTKTFIMSLRDVYLGFSGRQNFVTEELIAGTKATLGTYPGSNRLHLFVDDEAIGCLAKSFDEMVKEKLQKGYTIDDIEIESVVIWKDKERKEAIKQPLCKLVIKNKEEPQ, via the coding sequence GGAGAGCAGGAATTAAAAACGACCTCATTGACTGATGTTAAACAATTTATAGAAGAATATAATCCTCACTTTATCGCCGGTCATAACTTCGTAACCTTCGATCAAAAGATGCTTCAAGAAACGGCATTAATGCCCATATTGGAAACGAAAGTTATCATCGATACCCTCCCAATCTCACTTTTGCTCTTTAACGAAAGGACATTTCACCACCTTCCCAAAAGCTATAAAAATGAAGACAACTTTCTAAATGATCCGGTTGAAGACTCGAAACTCTCACGTAAACTGTTTGAACAATGTGTTGAAAACTTTTTGGGATTGGAAAAAAGACGGCAGAACGTTTTTTTCTCACTCCTCGCTGATCAGGATCTCTTTCAGGGCTTTTTTCAATCGATAGAAAACATCCTTACACTCGAATGTTTGGCTCCCCTCCTCCTCGAAAAAGAGATTGCAAGGCTTTATGAGACGGTCATCAAAAACCCTTCCAAAATTCCCGATGCGATAGAAAATCATCCTGTAGAATTTGCCTATATTTTGGCACTACTGACACCCAATATCGAGATCAAGGCACATCCTCCAAAAATTCTCTATGACTATCCCGCTATCGTCCCACTGCAAAAAGAGCTCTGTTTTGATCTGCAAAAAAGCATGGATGAACTACTGACTTTTTCTAAAGAGACATTCGGATTCGGTGAATTTAACGAGTTTCCCCGTTTGAACGCTACGCTGGATAGCGGGGCAATGATCTCTCAGCGTGAGATTGTAGAAGCTGCTCTGAGAGACGAATCGTTTTTGGCTGTTCTCCCTACCGGAGGGGGTAAAACATTTACGTTTTGGTTGCCTGCTTTGGTCAAAGCAAAAGCATACAAATCGCTCACTGTAGTGGTCTCTCCGCTTCAGGCACTTATGCGAAACCACATCGAAAGTTTCAATAAGCAAGTTGCCAACTTTACCGCTGTGGCATTAAGCGGCTATCTCAGTGCACTCGAACGTGCAGACGTTATCGACAAGGTTGTAAACGGGGAAGCCGATATCCTCTATATCGCACCGGAGAGCCTCCGCTCCAACGCGATCTTCTCCGTTCTTAAAAACCGCCTGATCGAGCGATTCGTTATCGATGAAGCCCACTGTTTATCAACATGGGGGCATGATTTTAGGCATGATTATTTTTATATCGGTGAATTCATCAACGATTTATTGAAAGCAAAATCGTATCAAGAGACCATACCCGTATCGTGTTTTACCGCTACAGCAAAGCCAAATGTGATTGATGATATCAGTAACTATATCCATGACACACTGAGGTTTACTCTAACCCATCATCTCGCATTGCCTGAGCGGAAAAATCTCGATTATAAAGCCGTTCCCATCGATAAAAAAGCGGATAAGTACGTCCGTTTGCTCGAACTACTCAACAATAACAAAGGTGCAGCTTTAGTCTATATCCCCTCTTCTACCAAGATGTGTGATGAAGTTGCCCAAAAGCTCAGCCTCGATCTCGCACCGAGAAGTGTCCGATCATTTCATTCCAAACTCGATTCTGACGTAAAAATGGAGATATTGACACAATATGTCAACAACGAATTGGATATTGTCGTTGCAACCACAGCCTTCGGGATGGGAGTCGATAAGCCTAATATTGAAAATGTCATCCATTATGAGGTTTCCGATTCACTGGAAAATTATGCTCAAGAGGCGGGACGCGGGGCACGTGATAAAAAACTCAGAGCATTTTGTCCGCTCTTGTTCGATGAGAATGATCTTGATAAACATTTTGCTTCATTAAATACGAGCAAAGTAAGTGCCGCCGAAGTCAATGCCATTTTTCGGGTGCTGAAAAATCAAAAATCCGACCTAGTCACAATGACGACGCGTGAAATCGCTAAAGCGGCAAATTGGGATGTCGAAGATAGCAATCAGGCTTATGACATCAAAATCAAAACAGCTCTTTTGGAATTGGAGCGTGAGGGATATATCGAACGAGGACGCAATCAGGTACGCTTCTATGCCGATGCTGTAGCGCAAGGTAGTTTTGAGATGTTACGGGAAACTTGCACTACGCAGAACCTCTCTGAAGAAGAAACTTCTCGGCTAACGTTGGTACTTAGCAGTATATTAGGACGCGGCAAGCCCAAAGCCGTACAGATCGATGAGATTTCACAGACACTGGGTTTTGAAAAAGAGATTATCGCCGCATCGATATTAAAGCTCAAAGAGATGGAGATTGTTTCCGATAGCAAGGATCTAAGTCTTTATATCAAACAAAGTGCTGAAAAAGAGTACGAAGCGATCCAAAAAATCGAATCCTTTTTATTGGAATATTTCGCTAAACACTCAGAAGGTGTTGTCTCCATCCGATCTCTCAACGAAGCATTGATTCAAAACGGGTCTATTAACGCTGAAGCGAATAAAACCGAACTCATCAAGGAACTTCTGAAGCTTTGGAGAGAAGCAAAAGAGAGTTTCCGATTTCGAAGAGTAGATCGTCAGCGTGACAGTTGGTATACAGAGCTCTCTGATTATAGTGCACTCAAAAAATCGATGGAACTAAAACATGAGATTGCGACGAAAGTGGTATCGTACTTCGTATCTCAGATAGATGATGCCAAAAAGAATGAGAAATGTTATATCGAATTTTCACTTTTACAACTGCATAAAGAGCTAAATCTACCCAAACACATGCACGTAAAAATGGTCGATAAAGTGTTACTACATCTACATCTTTTACACGTGTTAGAGTTGGCTGAAGGGCGTTTTATCTACTACTCTCCAATGAACATTCACAAATCCGACAAATTTGATAAAAAGCTCAAATATACCAAAACCGAATACGCGATTCGTATGAAACCCCATTACGAGCAAAAGGTGGAATCGATCCATATCATGGGCGAATATGCCCAAAGACTTCAAAATGATCCGAAACAGGCAATGGCGTTTTTAAAAGACTACTTTACCGACGCATACGAATCTTTTAAACGAAAATACAAACTCACAAAACTTACCCTTTCACAGCCTATGACTAAAAAGCGGTATGAAAAGATATTTTTGGGGCTATCTGAAGAACAGCAACAAATCATCGAAGACAAAGAGAGCCGGGCGATGATGATTTTAGCGGGACCGGGAAGCGGAAAAACCAAAGTATTGGTTCACAAAATCGCTTCGCTTATCCTCAAAGAAGATATTAAAGCCGATCAATTCCTGATGCTGACCTATTCTCGAACAGCAGTCGCGGAATTTAAAAGCCGTCTCTTGGAACTGTTGGGATCGTTAGCGCATGAAATTGATATTTACACCTTTCACGGATACGCATTGCAACTGATCGGGCGACAGGTACAGGATATTGATAACGACCTTGTGAAACAGGTAGTTGCCACTGCGGCGTATAAGCTCTCAACGGGTCAAATAACTGCACCGTTTAAATCGGTCATTGTCCTCGATGAATTTCAGGATATCAATGCCGATGCCTTCAAAATGGTCGAAGCGATGGTTTCGGCGCAAGAGGGAGATATGCGCCTCGTCGCCGTCGGCGATGACGATCAGTGTATTCTCAACGGTGTCAATAACGCCGATGTTGCATTTTTTAAACGCTATGCCCAAACATTCGGTGGCGATGAAGGTGGATATGCCCAATATGCCCTGACACGCAATTTTAGAAGTGACGGCACCATTGTCGATCTAGCGAACCATATCGTACAGCGTTTAACCACACGGTTTAAAACAGAGCTACAAACTGCAGAATCGAAACATGCCGGTGAAGTTACCGTGAATCTGTGCCGATCCTCTGAACTGGTGCCCCCTGTTGTCAATGTTCTAAAAACACTTGATGAGAATCAGAGTATTGCCGTATTAGCCTATAGTAATGAAGAGGTTGAGTCGATCTACTCACTGTTGCGGCAAAATGAAATAAAAGCCGAATATTTATTGGAACGAGGTGCATTCAAGCTTCGTCATCTGTCGGAAATCTATTTTGTCGATTACAAGATCAAAGAGTTATGCAACGGAAGTTTCCAAATCGAGGAAGAGCATATCGCTATGGCGTTACAAATGGCACTCTCTCATTTTAAAGGCTCAAGGCATCTGGATTTACTCACACAGGTCGTCAACAGTTTTGTCAAAGAACATGAAGTTTTTTATGCTTCTATTTGGGAAAGCTATCTTGATGAAATTAAATTTGAAGACTTTGAGAGCGGTGCCAGAGTCGTTGTCTCGACGATGCATAAAGCCAAAGGTAAAGAATTTGATACCGTTGTAATTTTGATCCGTAAAAACCATATTAACGATGATCTTCTAAGACTCTACTACGTTGGTATGACCCGCGCTAAAAGCCGACTTGTCATTGTGACAGACGATCACCATTTCGTTCGTATGTTACCAAACAACATTTTTATTCATCATGATGAAAAAGAGTATGACGCACCATCAACGAAAACGTTTATTATGTCACTACGAGACGTCTATCTCGGATTTAGCGGTCGGCAAAACTTTGTTACCGAAGAGCTGATAGCCGGAACAAAAGCCACGTTAGGAACTTATCCCGGCAGTAATCGCTTACACCTTTTTGTGGATGACGAAGCAATAGGATGTTTGGCAAAAAGTTTTGATGAGATGGTCAAAGAAAAGCTTCAAAAAGGCTATACCATAGATGATATAGAGATTGAAAGCGTTGTTATATGGAAAGACAAAGAGAGAAAAGAGGCTATCAAACAGCCATTATGCAAACTTGTCATTAAAAATAAAGAGGAACCACAATGA